Within the Naumovozyma castellii chromosome 1, complete genome genome, the region AATACATAGGAGCTTCGTTCTTCTCGATGTAAGTTATGGTTACGTTTCGCTAGGTGGGGCAGAagattcatcttcaatgtGACTTGTATCTCCTCCATTTTCCATAGAATGTATCTTTACCacatcgtcatcgtcatccTCTTCgtcatcctcatcctcCTCATCACCttccacttcttcttcctcttcttcttcttcttcttcatcatcatcttcctcatGATGATCAATctcttcatcgtcatcgtcaGCATCAGCGTCAGCGTCAGCATCAACGTCAACATCggcatcttcatcttcatcctcatcctcaATTCCCGCAGTGGCTGGGATAATAGCTCCGGGTGCGACGGAAGGTGGAGAGGTGGATGTGGATGGTGCTGTGGACACTATTCCCCTTGGGGCCAATACTTCCTTAGCAGCGACCAAATTCTTATTATAAACATCCATCTCCGACCTATATCTTTCTCTATCCTCATTATATAAATCGAAATATGGTTTTCTTGCTTCATCATCCAATGCCTTCCACATTTCAGATAAATCTTTCGTCACGTCCGTAGAGCCCTTAGCTCTCACATCTTCTTTGTTCAATTCACAAAAGATCAAATATGCATTTGTAGGTCtctttggtaaatttggGTCTCTCAATTTATTAACTTTatttctgtttcttctcttctttgcAGCAGCAGTCCTCGATTTCTTCATTGGTTCAACTAACAATTGATCCTTATAGGATTCTAAAGTGGGGAGAGGTCCCTCAGGTGATAATTGAGGATCCAGTTCGATGCGTGATTGTAACCTTTCTAATAATGTGGCATATTCCAGTTTCAATCGTTTCACGGATTGACGAGTTCTCGTCACTGTGAGCCCAAGAGCTTCATTTTCCCTCTTTAACGTCTCTATCTTCTCCGTCAATGTCAAATCTGTCATACTtgatttgttgttgttatgtGAGCTGGATCAATGAATGCTTGTTTCCAATGTTTTTCTTAACCAAGTTAACGAACGTTATTgctatttatttatttcacTAACGTTACaatatgaaaaataaatacaaGAAAGGTTGAAATCCATATTAAATTAAGTATAAACGATAGGAGCAAAACAAAGCATAAGACATTAACGAAACTGAAGACGATCATGTCAAGGGATGATTCACAGACACCACTACTTAAACAAGGCAATGAACCATCACAGACAGGGAAGAATAAATACCTACCTACCGATGCTATCTCTCCGCCtacaacaaagaagaaacctATCAGATCATCATCTACTGGCTTGAACAAATCAAATACATCTTCCACCACAACAGGGGCCCAAAGAACTTCACGTACTACACAGAAACTGAAACTGTTACCTGAGGAACCATTTAATGATAAGAGGAAGCAACCCAATGGCGATAATACAGTGTATTCTCAGGTGAATCGAATTACGGATATGCCTGCCAGGAAGGATGCAGAGAAGTTGGGGAAAGCTCATCGACATCTGTTACCACGTGCTACAGGGTATTGTACCGCTAGTAGCTATAATATGAGAGATTTAATCCGATGGTTGAGAGATAGTCGTAAGATCCATCATACACATCCCAAGttatttgatgaatgtCTTTACACTCCCTTTGTTTATAACGATTGGAGAGGTGACAGTCGGGATCATGATGCTGCTGATGACGTTATAAgattagatgatgaaggtGGTGAGATTGATGTTAGTGATAAGCATTCCGAATTATTTATCTTTGAATACGGGGTAGTTGTCATGTGGGGGTTTACggaaagagaagagaaATGTTTCTTAACAGACTTGGAACGATTTGAAAAGGAGAAATTGGCAGATGAAGACATCCAAGTGGAGGAATTCAATTATTATGTGACCAAGAGTTATCAGCCACGTATTtataatgattttattaCATTAAGAGATGGTTCGAATTACATGGttaaattatcaatatctCATGCAATTGCACAAAGTGTCAagatttctttatttgaagaattggtgGATAATACCATTGAAGACACACAGGATATACCGCAGGAGATTGCTTCCAGTGGTAAAGTTTCGATGAGCAAAGAAGATATAATGAAAAGTATTGGTGAATTGTTTATCCTTAGgattaatattaatttacATGGATCTGTGTTGGATTCTCCTGAGATTATGTGGTCAGAACCTCAATTGGAACCCATTTATCAAGCTACAAGAGGATATTTAGAGATAAATCAACGTGTGGCATTACTAAATCAAAGGTTGGAAGTCATTTCTGATCTTTTACAGATGTTGAAGGAACAATTGGGGCATTCACATGAAGAATACTTGGAATTTattgtaataatattaGTCGGAGTTGAAGTGCTTATATCTGTAATTAACATTGCAGTAGACATGTTTGCTAACAAATCTTAAGctaattaaataattatataaataatgatgataatgatatttttacttgttttattaatttttttaatatttaatatgtgaaaaaataataatatatgaATCGAAGAATAGTTTAATGTTACAATTGGTAGCCTACCACataatttatattttttttagatAAGAATTACAATTATAATTCTTGAGAAGCCTTAGTAGCCTTAGCAGACTTCTTTGGCAACAAGTTTTGATGAATGTTTGGCAAGACACCACCTTGAGCGATAGTGACGTTACCCaacaatttgttcaattcatcatcatttctGATAGCCAATTGTAAATGTCTTGGGATAATTCTGGTCTTCTTGTTATCTCTAGCGGCATTACCAGCCAATTCTAAAATTTCAGCAGCTAAATATTCCAAGACAGCGGTCAAGTAAACTGGAGCACCGGAACCGATTCTTTGAGCGTAGTTACCTCTTCTTAGAAGTCTGTGGACTCTACCGACTGGGAAAGTCAAACCAGCCTTAGCTGATCTAGATTGAGAAGCCTTAGCGGCAGAACCTGCTTTACCACCTTTACCACCGGACATTGTATATTATTGAGTTGATTGAGTTGTTTTGTTTTAGCTTGTTGCTTGACGAAGAGGGAACCGAAGAGTAAAATGGGACACAAGATACAGGAATAATAGAGGTAGTTCATATATGtgtgtatatatatagatcTTAATATTGCCGCCCAAGTGGTCTGACCCAAAAGGGAAACCGTTCCAGAGTGTTCGTGCCCAAAAGTTCGCGCGAAATATTCCGAACGCCTTTCGTTCCACAAAATTCTGAGGGCTTCTCGTGCTGAGATTTACGCGCCGTTCAGAGACTTTCGCGTTTTGTTATTATATACAGATAGATCTATATAAGAGACCACAATTTGTTAACCAGTCCTCAATCCAGTCGTTTTGTTACCCTTTCCCTTTGgacttcttcaaataacCAACCCATTTACTCATAAATATTAACAATGTCCGCCGTTGCTGAAAAGAAACCTGCTTCCAAGGCCCCAGCCGCCAAGAAAACCGCCCCAACCACCGATGGTAAGAAGAGAACTAAGGCCAGAAAGGAAACTTACTCCTCTTACATCTACAAGGTTTTGAAGCAAACCCATCCAGACACCGGTATTTCTCAAAAATCCATGTCTATCTTGAACTCCTTCGTTAACgatatctttgaaagaatcGCTACTGAAGCTTCCAAGTTGGCCGCTTACAACAAGAAGTCTACCATCTCTGCTAGAGAAATTCAAACTGCTGTCAGATTGATCCTACCAGGTGAATTGGCTAAGCACGCTGTCTCTGAAGGTACTAGAGCTGTCACCAAGTACTCTTCTTCCACTCAAGCTTAAGCTTTTTGAAACAAGAAACTCTCATCCAATCAATCAAACAATCCAtatctttaatgaaaaacGTTTAGAATTAACTTACTATTCTTTTTCTGGtgtaatattattaagaaaataaaatttaattatttaGGGCATTtatatatctatattattatataacgttataataacaataaaataaaaacagtaaaaaaattaaaaggtttcattcattcatacatattttttttgttacctatttttgaagattttgaatcttCTTATTGACAGTATCCATCTTATCCTGAGCGGTCTGGAACTTATCCACTCTAGTCCCACATCTAATCTCGGTATGAATTCTCACATATCCATTATCATGGGCATATTGATGCACTTCACCAATCAATTCCATCACTTCGTCCCAGGGCCCTTCAATGGTGGTACCAGCACTATGTAAAGTACTCTTCAAATTAGATTGACGAATTCTGGTCTCAATTAAGGCAACAAAGTCAGAAACACTGGCGCTGGAAGTACCTAAAGGAACCATGCAGACATCGGCCAAAGTATGTAGTTTAACTCCCATTTTTCCTGTAAGATGTTTTGGGATCTATTGATAATGTACGATTTGTAAGCTATCAATGATATGTGTATTAGATAgttcttttctttccttaaatttcaatattgtaGATATAATTTCGGGGACACCTTCCTTCTCAAATTTTTTGCGGGTAACACTTCTGTTTTTGATATCTTTACGTCTAAATAAAGCCAAATAGCACATTTTCCCAAGTGTACTCTTTCTAAAAGGAGGggatatttcttaattttaACTTTCAGTCATTTtaaagaacaaaattttttatttatctcTTTTTCTAAAGATTGGTTTATTGAttcttttttaaaataaGTAAAATATTCTAAAATCCAATAAGAAcgtaaataaattttttttggtttcaaaattaaCCAGGCTTTTACTTACTATAGaattaatgatttaaatTAAGACTACAATAGTTTTAATCCTTCTTCtactttcttttttctgttttgggaaaaaaaaacttgGTCCCGGAGTATATTACCCGGGGTGTCTCCGccaaatcttgaaatttcagcCTAATGAGTGAAAATTTATAGAATATTAAACGGTTAGTGTCAATCTTAAATCTAACAAAATAGCTAATCCCTCAATCCAGAAGCACCTACCCCCTCACCTAACACCAGATATGGTCTCTAAAACACCAGAAGAAATAGCACCAACACAGCCGAAAAACAAGCTTACTCAGTGTTTCGATGAtatcttgaaaatatcatctGAGATGCTTTTGCAACAGCAGTTGAAGACTATACAATTGGATTCTAAGGTATCGAATGGGTTCAACGCATCACAACAACGGTCTTTAAAGGAGAAGATTAATTTGTTTCATGGTATCTTGGATGATCTGGAAATCTCTATAGCGAAAAGTTTTGATTATGTTGATACCATTGTGGAGATAagtaatgaaaaattaattaagaaaaaagaattacaaagaaaggaagaagaagcagcAGCAGCTGCTGCAGCTGCTGCCGCAGAAGCACAGGCTCGTGCagatgaattaaagaaacaacaaGATGGACAATTAAATGACGATCAAAATATGTTATCCGATATGAAAATGGATTTCCCtgaagataatgaaaatgacCTGTTATCCACTTTCAATCCTGAACCAATTAATGTGGATATACCCATAACCACAgcaaacaacaataataataacatcaCTATCGATAACAACAACgacaataataataataataataatattcctgattcttcaaaaaaattggagTCTCAACAGCCGCAACAAGCCCTCTTTTCAGATTTGGATTCTATGGATATCTCCATGTTTCCTGATCTAGATACTAATACATTTGATACAAATAACAATtcaaacaataacaatgatataaacaataataacgGTGCCACAGATTTAGGAAACGACTTAGATTTATCTAGTATAAACAACGGTGACAATCTAATCTCCActatgaataataataacaataataccaatgctaccaataataatgacaataaaaatatagaCAATACTGGTGTTAACGCTACAGGATTAGATCTaaatcaagaaaatgaCGATAATTATTTGACCttaaatgatttcaatgatCTTAATATTGACTGGACAAATGGAGGCGAAACAGGTGATCTCGATCTTAATGACTTTAATATATAACCGACATGCAACGAaatgataagaatgaaTGATGTTATGcatatttatatataaacaaaACAGTATAGCGCTGTAAATCTATACAATATGTTACAATAGTTACAATATATCTCCGTCCCTTTTCCCTCACAGCGATACAACCATTACAGTAACATTATCTGTAGTTCCGTTCTCTAAGGCATATCTAACAAGTATCCTAGCAGCTTCTTTGggttcatcaatatttttaattaattcacATGCTTCTTGGTCATCAATAACGTCCCATAACCCATCACATGctattattaaaaattgaTCAGCATCTGTTATCTCCACACTAGTAGTGAAAGGGTTCCCTACTACTAAACTATCAAAAAACTTATCACCAAGTGACCTTGTAACAGCCAACATTCCGTTCACTCGACTCTTCATTATCAGCCCTCCTGCTTCTTCCACACGTTGCATTTCCAGTGGATCTGATGCCTTATGATCATATGTTAACCTTATACTACGCCCACCCCTATAAAGAACTATTCGCGAATCACCCACATTCGCCGTGTATAATTTCCTCTTATGTTCTCtcaaatcaatatcaccttcttgaaaatcttcttccaaatcagGTAATTCCCACCTTAACACACAGACGGCAGCAGTACAGCCACTATTGCCCTGTAAAGTGGTATTAATCTGTTTATCCactaataaaaatgaatcattGAGGATTTCTCTGATATCTTTGGTTTCATTCTCCAATATATCTTTCTCAATTATCGAATGTAGATGAGAACCACACCACTTAGATGCTTGAACACCAGCATGGCCATCAAAGACAGCAAAATACCCCCAATCCAATCTTGAGGCGAAATTTTGAACATATGTATGGACATCTTCCATCGTCTTCCGAAATTTAGAATTCTTATTCTCTGCTACTCCAACTTTATAGCTCACTTCATAAtgttcatcttctttctccTCTTGCGGttgttccttttcttcCACCTTTACGGGTGGTACTTTAATAGATTCCGGTTCTTTAATATTACTACTAATTTTAGCACTCGTtgacatttttcttttgtttttggCGGTTTCTCTCTACTTTACTCTAGTTATTTGTCGGTTAATAATAAACAGTTCAATAGGATTAGCGCCACTGTGGTTAGTTATATCAATTATATCTTGCTATATCCTAATTGGTATGGATATATCAAATTAGGTCCTGTTCGTTCCTATCCATAATTAGGTAGTTCtacaaattcttcatttaaCGTTTACATTTTTCgtgtttcaaaaaaaaaacgaAAATCACAAAATTGAACGCTTACATTAATTGTCAATAATAGGTAttgtttattatatatatgtatagAATACAGAACATAACATTTTCACAAATAAAGACcttccaaattttcttccACTTTATTCTTCATTACACGTTCCTTAGCTTGTTTGAAATCTTCTCCTGTAACTTgcattcttctttctcttaGCGCCAATAACCCAGCTTCTGTACACATTGCTTGTATGTCAGCACCAGAAAGATCATCCTTTGTCGTTACTaatgtttcaaaatcaacatcTTTACTTAGATTCATCTTAGATGTATGAATCCCCAAAATCTTCCTCTTTGTTGATAAATCAGGATTTTCGAAAAGAATTTTACGATCAATTCTACCAGGTCTAATTAATGCAGGATCTAAAGTCTCAATTTTATTTGTAGCCATAATAACTTTAACATCACCTCTATCATCAAAACCATctaattgatttaatagTTCCAACATAgttctttgaatttctctTTCACCACCACTGTTTGAATCATATCTCTTTGTACCAATtgcatcaatttcatcgaTAAAGATAATACTTGGAGCTTGTTCTCCGGCAACTTTAAAGATTTGTCTACATAACCTTGGTCCATCACCtagatatttttgaattaattctGAACCCACAATTCTTAAGAAAGTTGCAGAAGTTTGATTCGCCACAGCCTTAGCTAATAATGTTTTCCCCGTACCTGGGGCACCATAAAGGATAACACCCTTTGGTGGTTTAATCCCCATTTCTTCGTATAATTCTGGATGTGTTAATGGTAATTCAACGGATTCCTtaatttcttgtatttGAGACTCTAACCCACCAATATCACTATATGATTCTGTAGGtgatttatcaattttcaTTACTGAAACCATTGGATCTGCATCATCCTGTAGTACACCCACAATAGACATAGTCTTATGATGTAGAAGAACAGAACAACCAGGCTCTAgtaattctttatcaaCGAAGGATAGGATAGAAACATAGAAATCTGGCATTGTAGGACTTGTTACAATGGCatgatcatcatcaatgatttcttCCAATGTACCAATGCTTAATGGATTACCTCtgatttcttccaattgtttcttctcttcttcttgcttcttttcaaatggTTTCAAGATTTCAGAATTGGTCACGAATTCctcttctaataataaatgatcctttattctttccattctcaataatttcaatttacAACGTGTGCTTGGTGATACAGATGGTAATTTTTCTGCTGTGGCTGGTCCTCCCTTTCTCTTCTTACGTCCGAATTTAGATTGAACTGGAGGTTCATATTTGGGTTTCTGATTAGCTcccttctttttcttcttgtctTGACCTGATGATACACCCTGTCCCATTGTGAGTTATTGTGTGTCTCGGTTTATTAGTATTGGTAACTTGCCACTAAGTATGCTTGTCTTACTTTTCTATAGTGGGATCTTCCCATATACCACGATTTTGCCACCcgaataaaaaaaatggatgagaccttcaaaaaaaataaaattaaaaataacgaCAACTGCAGGACTCGAACCTGCGCGGGCAAAGCCCAAAAGATTTCTAATCTTTCGCCTTAACCACTCGGCCAAGTTGCCTAGTTATAtgaatttttaattaaaagTTACCTGAATAGACCCTTAGTGATAAATCACGTTACCATTATCTAGTGGTTTGTGTATAAAAACTTGACACCCATTGATACCTCAACAGGTTTGATAATTTATCGTAAGAAAGTGGCCACCCTAAACATACTAAATTACACTCAAACTGGATCTAAGAAATACCAGGGTTAGTTTCTCCAAAAACGGGTAATTAGCTTCTTATCAAGCGTCTGGCTGTAGcattaataaaaaatacTTGAAGTAATAGATTTTATAAGGTTATAAAACTTTTATGTATTAATGTATTAGTGTTGTAAATAaggaaataaaaatttattaaaagaCATTAGtgtcatcatcataaaCCGTAgttcaaatatttagagaaattataatttttctgtGTAATGAACTTCACCATCCAAAGCTCTTAGTCTATCAGCAGCTTGTTCAGCAGTCAGATCTCTTTGAGGTTCACCCAATAATTCGAACCCGACCAAGAACTTTCTAACTGTGGCAGATCTTAATAGTGGTGGGTAGAAATGCATATGGAACCAActattttccaattcttcaccAGTTGCGTTCAATGGAGCTTGATGTAGACCCATAGAGTAAGGGAAACTACATTCGAAAAGATTATCATACTTAACAGTCAAAGTCTTCAAGATAGAGGCTAAGTCATCCTTTTCCTTATCATTGAATTGGGCGACGGAGGCAatctttttcttggaaaCAATCATAGTTTCAAAAGGCCAAACAGCCCAGTATGGAACGACACATACGAAGCTATCATTTTCCACCACGattcttgttctttcttGCAACTCCAATTTGACGTAGTCACCCAATAGATCACAATGGTTCTCAGTCTTATATTTCTGGAAAGATTTTAATTCTTGAGAAACTTCGCTTGGAATGGATTCCAAACACCAAGCTTGACCATGTGGATGTAAGTTGGAACATCCCATAGCGGTAcctttattttcaaagatttgaaCATATTTGAATGGCTTACCATCGTCCCTAGCTTCTTTGCTCAAATTATTGTAAAGTTGTTGCCAAGCACCGACAACGTTGACTAATTCGTCATGCTTCATTTGTGGGATGGTAACGTTATGCTTTGGGCTGAAACAGATGACAAAACAGTTACCTCTAACGGATTCCACcttaaataatttgttCTTTAAAGGATCTTTAAAGTCCATATGAGCAGGTAAAGTTGGTTGTTCAGTCTTAACAGCTGCGAAATCGTTTTGGAAGATATAAGTAGATTCATATTTTGGATTGGCACCACCGGTTACTCTGGCGTTACCTGGACATAGGAAACATTTTTCGTCGTATTCTGGTATAGTGTTCTTTGCAACAGTTTCCTTTTGGCCTAACCAAGGTCTCTTGGCTCTGTGAGGGGACACTAAGATCCAAGAGTCTGTCAATGGGTTGTAACGTCTGTGGGAATGGTCGGTGAAGTCAAATTCTTGGTTAGTCATAATGTATGTTTGCGAGCTTGCAATTAGTGTTATAGTTGCGATGGTCTAAGGAAGGGAGAAAAGCATATCTTTGAAAGGGTCCAATGGTTCATCTTTATATATACTATTCGTGTTGCAGTTTGCATTGGCattattcattttcttgataGCTGTTGATGTTCCATCCCTGCCCGGGAATCTGTCCTCCGTGCGAAATCGGTAGGATATTTTCCGGAGACGTCGTTATACTTGTTCGTTCTTCTCCCTACACTCAGGAAACGAGTATAGGGAATAATATGTCAACAGGAGGATCTAACAAGAATGATCCTTCTCTGCTGGTTATTCCTAAATATGCTTACATAATGTTTAATTATCCCGCGGTGATATTCACGGTGTTTTAGGTTACGACTTTTGGGGGAAATTCCCCGGATAATTGTGTTCCTTCTTGTTCAACCACGTAAGGGACTGTTAACAAATTAACTGGAGTTCCATTGTGGTGAATGAATAACTTTTTGGAGTCGCAATGTATGTAGAGAAGAAGCTATGAAACCCCGCTTGTTACTATGTACTAATGTAATCCGTATTACATGGTTTGTACGGGCAAGATTGTCATAAAACGCAGTAATGGTATTAATTACATATTTCTTGTCAAGAGAACAACGTTCTTCGAGCATACACGTAGAGCAAAGGGAGACAAAAAATAGGGAGCCAGAAATCGCCAAATCTCGGAGTCTTGCTTAAATAACAGCCACCCCATACTCGAACAGACTTCGCCCTAATACCCAAACAACTACG harbors:
- the NHP10 gene encoding Nhp10p (ancestral locus Anc_3.210), which codes for MTDLTLTEKIETLKRENEALGLTVTRTRQSVKRLKLEYATLLERLQSRIELDPQLSPEGPLPTLESYKDQLLVEPMKKSRTAAAKKRRNRNKVNKLRDPNLPKRPTNAYLIFCELNKEDVRAKGSTDVTKDLSEMWKALDDEARKPYFDLYNEDRERYRSEMDVYNKNLVAAKEVLAPRGIVSTAPSTSTSPPSVAPGAIIPATAGIEDEDEDEDADVDVDADADADADDDDEEIDHHEEDDDEEEEEEEEEEVEGDEEDEDDEEDDDDDVVKIHSMENGGDTSHIEDESSAPPSET
- the RMD1 gene encoding Rmd1p (ancestral locus Anc_3.209), whose protein sequence is MSRDDSQTPLLKQGNEPSQTGKNKYLPTDAISPPTTKKKPIRSSSTGLNKSNTSSTTTGAQRTSRTTQKLKLLPEEPFNDKRKQPNGDNTVYSQVNRITDMPARKDAEKLGKAHRHLLPRATGYCTASSYNMRDLIRWLRDSRKIHHTHPKLFDECLYTPFVYNDWRGDSRDHDAADDVIRLDDEGGEIDVSDKHSELFIFEYGVVVMWGFTEREEKCFLTDLERFEKEKLADEDIQVEEFNYYVTKSYQPRIYNDFITLRDGSNYMVKLSISHAIAQSVKISLFEELVDNTIEDTQDIPQEIASSGKVSMSKEDIMKSIGELFILRININLHGSVLDSPEIMWSEPQLEPIYQATRGYLEINQRVALLNQRLEVISDLLQMLKEQLGHSHEEYLEFIVIILVGVEVLISVINIAVDMFANKS
- the NCAS0A10130 gene encoding histone H2A (ancestral locus Anc_3.208); this encodes MSGGKGGKAGSAAKASQSRSAKAGLTFPVGRVHRLLRRGNYAQRIGSGAPVYLTAVLEYLAAEILELAGNAARDNKKTRIIPRHLQLAIRNDDELNKLLGNVTIAQGGVLPNIHQNLLPKKSAKATKASQEL
- the NCAS0A10140 gene encoding histone H2B family protein (ancestral locus Anc_3.207), with the translated sequence MSAVAEKKPASKAPAAKKTAPTTDGKKRTKARKETYSSYIYKVLKQTHPDTGISQKSMSILNSFVNDIFERIATEASKLAAYNKKSTISAREIQTAVRLILPGELAKHAVSEGTRAVTKYSSSTQA
- the ECM15 gene encoding Ecm15p (ancestral locus Anc_3.206), coding for MGVKLHTLADVCMVPLGTSSASVSDFVALIETRIRQSNLKSTLHSAGTTIEGPWDEVMELIGEVHQYAHDNGYVRIHTEIRCGTRVDKFQTAQDKMDTVNKKIQNLQK
- the MED2 gene encoding Med2p (ancestral locus Anc_3.214), which translates into the protein MVSKTPEEIAPTQPKNKLTQCFDDILKISSEMLLQQQLKTIQLDSKVSNGFNASQQRSLKEKINLFHGILDDLEISIAKSFDYVDTIVEISNEKLIKKKELQRKEEEAAAAAAAAAAEAQARADELKKQQDGQLNDDQNMLSDMKMDFPEDNENDLLSTFNPEPINVDIPITTANNNNNNITIDNNNDNNNNNNNIPDSSKKLESQQPQQALFSDLDSMDISMFPDLDTNTFDTNNNSNNNNDINNNNGATDLGNDLDLSSINNGDNLISTMNNNNNNTNATNNNDNKNIDNTGVNATGLDLNQENDDNYLTLNDFNDLNIDWTNGGETGDLDLNDFNI
- the PTC1 gene encoding type 2C protein phosphatase PTC1 (ancestral locus Anc_3.215), with the protein product MSTSAKISSNIKEPESIKVPPVKVEEKEQPQEEKEDEHYEVSYKVGVAENKNSKFRKTMEDVHTYVQNFASRLDWGYFAVFDGHAGVQASKWCGSHLHSIIEKDILENETKDIREILNDSFLLVDKQINTTLQGNSGCTAAVCVLRWELPDLEEDFQEGDIDLREHKRKLYTANVGDSRIVLYRGGRSIRLTYDHKASDPLEMQRVEEAGGLIMKSRVNGMLAVTRSLGDKFFDSLVVGNPFTTSVEITDADQFLIIACDGLWDVIDDQEACELIKNIDEPKEAARILVRYALENGTTDNVTVMVVSL
- the RPT2 gene encoding proteasome regulatory particle base subunit RPT2 (ancestral locus Anc_3.216), producing the protein MGQGVSSGQDKKKKKGANQKPKYEPPVQSKFGRKKRKGGPATAEKLPSVSPSTRCKLKLLRMERIKDHLLLEEEFVTNSEILKPFEKKQEEEKKQLEEIRGNPLSIGTLEEIIDDDHAIVTSPTMPDFYVSILSFVDKELLEPGCSVLLHHKTMSIVGVLQDDADPMVSVMKIDKSPTESYSDIGGLESQIQEIKESVELPLTHPELYEEMGIKPPKGVILYGAPGTGKTLLAKAVANQTSATFLRIVGSELIQKYLGDGPRLCRQIFKVAGEQAPSIIFIDEIDAIGTKRYDSNSGGEREIQRTMLELLNQLDGFDDRGDVKVIMATNKIETLDPALIRPGRIDRKILFENPDLSTKRKILGIHTSKMNLSKDVDFETLVTTKDDLSGADIQAMCTEAGLLALRERRMQVTGEDFKQAKERVMKNKVEENLEGLYL
- the GAL7 gene encoding UDP-glucose:hexose-1-phosphate uridylyltransferase (ancestral locus Anc_3.217), giving the protein MTNQEFDFTDHSHRRYNPLTDSWILVSPHRAKRPWLGQKETVAKNTIPEYDEKCFLCPGNARVTGGANPKYESTYIFQNDFAAVKTEQPTLPAHMDFKDPLKNKLFKVESVRGNCFVICFSPKHNVTIPQMKHDELVNVVGAWQQLYNNLSKEARDDGKPFKYVQIFENKGTAMGCSNLHPHGQAWCLESIPSEVSQELKSFQKYKTENHCDLLGDYVKLELQERTRIVVENDSFVCVVPYWAVWPFETMIVSKKKIASVAQFNDKEKDDLASILKTLTVKYDNLFECSFPYSMGLHQAPLNATGEELENSWFHMHFYPPLLRSATVRKFLVGFELLGEPQRDLTAEQAADRLRALDGEVHYTEKL